A window of the Brassica napus cultivar Da-Ae chromosome C5, Da-Ae, whole genome shotgun sequence genome harbors these coding sequences:
- the LOC106444545 gene encoding proline-, glutamic acid- and leucine-rich protein 1 — protein MPSLPLSNHKKIKSVSFSQSGQINGHTKFVALPKTKEILLNWLMIGTYVLMRVLLCKIQCPSFICFCKPSPHIYASGSLKLEDTPPPPPPPPPPPQVSSVVDDGDDDDQFVDAQVEEVVDHVDGLLNEAREEEGKEEDCALEEGQSNGEILKSSLKKKTLDSEDGERREKKKVQWVDLMGKELAEIREFESSEEEEIRYDGDRSCVCVIL, from the exons ATGCCATCATTGCCTCTCTCAAATCATAAAA AAATCAAAAGTGTTTCCTTTTCTCAATCTGGGCAGATCAATGGGCACACAAAGTTTGTAGCTTTACCAAAGACAAAAGAGATCTTGTTGAACTGGTTGATGATTGGAACATATGTTTTGATGAGGGTTTTGCTTTGTAAGATCCAGTGCCCTTCTTTCATCTGCTTCTGTAAGCCTTCTCCTCACATCTACGCATCTGGTTCTCTGAAATTGGAGgacactcctcctcctcctcctcctcctcctcctcctcctcaagtCTCTTCGGTTGTTGATGacggtgatgatgatgatcagtttgTTGATGCACAAGTAGAGGAAGTTGTTGATCACGTTGATGGTTTGTTGAATGAGGCTAGAGAAGAAGAGGGAAAGGAAGAAGATTGTGCCTTAGAGGAAGGTCAAAGTAATGGAGAGATCCTGAAAAGTAGtctaaaaaagaaaactttagaTTCAGAGGATGGtgagagaagggagaagaagaaggtgcAGTGGGTGGATTTGATGGGGAAAGAACTTGCTGAGATCCGTGAATTCGAGTCTAG tgaagaagaagagatcagaTATGATGGCGATAGAAGCTGTGTTTGCGTTATTCTGTGA
- the LOC125586934 gene encoding putative inactive receptor-like protein kinase At1g64210 produces MNDRVRLDWESRLRIATGAARGLAKIHEANDGTFNYGNIKSSNIFLNSRSYGCIGDTGLATIMKSLPQTTCLASGYHAPEVTDTRRSTQCSDVYSFGVVLLELLTGKSPAGEDMDLVSWIWTVAKKECRGEVLNMELLSELGGSEEEMVRMMQIGLACVAVEPEERPHIAQVVKMVEDIRSTDAAE; encoded by the coding sequence ATGAATGATCGAGTACGTTTAGATTGGGAGTCTAGACTGAGAATAGCAACTGGTGCAGCGAGAGGTTTGGCTAAAATACATGAAGCGAACGACGGGACGTTCAACTACGGGAACATCAAATCCTCAAACATCTTCTTAAACTCACGAAGCTACGGCTGCATTGGCGATACTGGCTTAGCAACCATCATGAAATCTCTTCCTCAAACCACTTGTCTTGCTTCAGGTTACCACGCACCTGAAGTAACAGACACTAGAAGAAGCACGCAGTGTTCAGATGTATACAGCTTTGGGGTGGTTTTACTGGAGCTTTTGACAGGGAAATCGCCGGCAGGTGAGGATATGGATTTGGTCAGCTGGATCTGGACGGTGGCGAAAAAAGAGTGTAGAGGGGAAGTATTGAACATGGAGCTTTTGAGTGAATTGGGTGGTTCCGAGGAAGAGATGGTAAGGATGATGCAAATAGGGTTGGCTTGTGTTGCAGTGGAGCCAGAAGAACGACCTCATATAGCTCAAGTTGTGAAAATGGTTGAAGATATTCGATCAACTGATGCCGCAGAGTGA
- the LOC106440598 gene encoding lysine--tRNA ligase, chloroplastic/mitochondrial: MEALKVWSLTASPLRQLLRLSSSSTAIYGRRSHHSSLMLRCASAASSSSSSSNAATAETPKPSGRNRRAASSSNSTSDREAIRSIRLKKVEELRGQGVEPYAYKWEKSHSANQLQEIYKHLANGEELNDESDRVSIAGRVVARRAFGKLAFLTLRDDSGTIQLYCEKERLSDEQFEQLKAFIDIGDILGASGSMKRTEKGELSICVSSFSILTKSLLPLPDKYHGLTDIDKRYRQRYVDMIANPEVADVFRKRAKIVSEIRKTVESSGYLEVETPVLQGAAGGAEARPFVTYHNSLGRDLYLRIATELHLKRMLVGGFEKVYEIGRIFRNEGLSTRHNPEFTTIEMYEAFSDYQSMMDMAELIVTGCAMAVNGKLTIDYQGTEICLERPWRRETMHNLVKEATGIDFSELGEDLGKAKDTVLVALQDVLEHKDKSGIGACSSLGHLLNEVFEVVVEPKLVQPTFVLDYPIEISPLAKPHRGNAGLTERFELFICGREMANAFSELTDPVDQRRRLEEQVRQHNAKRAAAAAETPEGKAKKDDDDDDESYEVTLDEDFLTALEYGMPPASGMGLGIDRLVMLLTNSASIRDVIAFPVLKVQQ; this comes from the exons atggaggcCCTGAAAGTATGGAGTCTAACGGCGTCGCCATTGAGGCAATTACTTcgtctatcttcttcttctaccgCAATATACGGAAGAAGATCCCACCACTCATCACTGATGCTCCGATGCGCCTccgccgcttcttcttcttcttcttcctcaaatGCCGCCACGGCTGAAACTCCCAAACCCTCCGGCCGAAACAGAAGGGCGGCTTCTTCTTCTAATTCCACCTCCGATCGTGAAGCTATCCGCTCAATTCGTCTAAAAAAG GTTGAAGAGCTGAGAGGTCAAGGTGTAGAGCCATATGCTTACAAGTGGGAGAAGAGCCACAGTGCAAATCAACTCCAAGAGATTTATAAGCATTTAGCGAATGGTGAAGAGTTAAACGACGAGAGTGATCGTGTTTCTATAGCTGGGAGAGTCGTTGCTCGTAGAGCGTTTGGGAAGCTTGCGTTTTTGACTCTGAGGGATGACTCTGGAACCATTCAG CTTTACTGTGAGAAGGAAAGGCTGTCAGATGAGCAGTTTGAACAGCTGAAGGCATTCATAGACATTGGTGATATTTTGGGTGCTAGTGGCTCAATGAAGAGGACTGAGAAAG GGGAACTTTCTATATGTGTGAGTTCTTTTTCAATTCTCACAAAGTCTCTCCTTCCATTGCCTGACAAGTATCATGGTCTAACTGATATTGATAAACGTTACCGCCAAAG GTATGTGGATATGATTGCTAATCCTGAAGTGGCTGATGTGTTCCGCAAAAGGGCAAAA ATAGTTTCAGAGATACGCAAGACAGTGGAGTCTTCTGGATATCTGGAGGTTGAAACTCCAGTTCTTCAG GGGGCAGCTGGTGGAGCCGAAGCTAGACCCTTTGTAACGTATCATAACTCACTTGGAAGGGATCTTTACCTGAGGATTGCAACCGAGCTTCACTTGAAAAGAATGCTG GTTGGAGGGTTTGAGAAAGTATACGAAATTGGTCGTATATTTAGAAACGAAGGCCTTTCAACACGTCACAATCCTGAATTCACAACCATCGAG ATGTATGAAGCTTTTTCGGACTACCAAAGCATGATGGACATGGCAGAACTAATCGTCACTGGATGTGCAATGGCAGTTAATGGGAAGCTAACAATTGATTATCAG GGAACAGAGATCTGCCTCGAGCGGCCTTGGAGGAGAGAAACCATGCACAATCTCGTTAAAGAGGCAACAGGAATCGATTTCAGTGAGCTAGGGGAAGATCTCGGAAAGGCCAAAGACACAGTTCTGGTGGCACTTCAAGACGTGCTTGAGCACAAGGACAAATCTGGAATTGGAGCTTGCTCTTCTCTCGGCCATCTTCTTAATGAG GTGTTTGAAGTTGTTGTAGAGCCAAAGCTTGTGCAGCCAACTTTTGTATTGGACTACCCAATCGAGATATCTCCCTTGGCCAAGCCACATCGCGG TAATGCAGGTTTGACTGAAAGATTTGAGCTGTTCATCTGTGGCCGTGAAATGGCTAACGCATTCTCTGAATTGACTGATCCTGTGGACCAG AGGAGGCGGTTGGAAGAGCAAGTAAGGCAGCATAACGCAAAGCGAGCGGCGGCTGCAGCAGAAACTCCTGAGGGAAAGGCAaagaaagatgatgatgatgatgatgaatcatatGAGGTGACACTAGACGAAGACTTTCTCACTGCTCTAGAATACGGAATGCCTCCTGCTTCTGGAATG GGGCTTGGTATTGACAGGCTGGTGATGCTGTTGACAAACTCTGCGAGTATAAGAGACGTCATTGCGTTTCCTGTTCTGAAAGTTCAGCAGTAA
- the LOC106442678 gene encoding uncharacterized protein LOC106442678, which yields MANQDQERTFGITNIKTHIPIVLDYDDHNYDAWRELFLTHCLAFDVLGHIDGTTLLANDDDTAWKKRDGLVKLWLYGTLTQPLFKSTFQTGGLARDIWIRVENQFRINKESRVIQLDHDLRTTEIGDRTVQEYCQTLKGIADLLANLDAPVTDRTLVMYLLNGLNEKYDNIVNVIRHKDPFPSFDYAKSMLLNEETRLKKGNKGTVPADTPSSSTVLTASTDKQQAPHKFNNGNRRQNSRGRGRGRNYQQRSWNNN from the coding sequence aTGGCAAACCAAGATCAAGAAAGGACCTTTGggatcacaaatataaaaacacaTATCCCCATTGTTCTAGACTATGACGATCACAATTACGACGCCTGGCGTGAGCTCTTCCTCACTCACTGCTTAGCGTTCGACGTCCTAGGCCACATCGATGGAACCACCCTCCTTGCGAATGATGACGACACTGCCTGGAAGAAGCGTGACGGTCTGGTCAAGCTATGGCTGTATGGCACGCTGACTCAACCCCTATTCAAATCAACGTTTCAGACTGGAGGCTTAGCCCGTGACATATGGATACGCGTCGAGAATCAGTTCAGAATTAACAAGGAGTCTCGCGTAATCCAGCTGGACCATGACCTACGTACCACAGAGATAGGCGATCGCACAGTTCAAGAATACTGTCAAACCCTCAAAGGCATCGCCGATCTCTTAGCCAACCTTGACGCACCGGTAACAGATCGCACACTTGTGATGTATCTTCTCAATGGCCTAAATGAGAAGTATGACAACATCGTCAACGTCATCAGACACAAAGACCCCTTTCCATCCTTTGACTATGCGAAGTCTATGCTGTTAAACGAGGAAACCCGACTCAAGAAAGGCAACAAAGGAACTGTTCCCGCAGACACTCCGTCCTCATCAACAGTCCTTACGGCTTCAACAGACAAACAGCAAGCTCCGCATAAGTTCAACAACGGGAACCGGCGACAAAACAGCAGAGGACGCGGACGTGGTCGTAACTACCAGCAACGATCATGGAACAACAACTAG